In Nakaseomyces glabratus chromosome A, complete sequence, the DNA window tatcattaatattaaCTAAAAAGTTGTTATTTAggtaaaaaaatagaaacattaaaaacattgaatgttgaaaaaaatgaaaaataacGCAAACACATACAATCAAGACAAGCAAAGGTAGTTAAATCTATATGGACTACACTTCTGTCCTGGCTTGTATACTTTTTGCGGTCATGAAACTAAAATTGAATTTCAGAGAAGTGAACATAATCCCAAATAGCGACGTAAGCCATCAATCCCTTTTATAATATAGAATTGACTGATTTTGAAAGTTTCGTGGCTCGTAAAATTGTGAGAAGGTTAACTCTTTATTtaaaattctttatttttgtcataaatgaaatgaaacaTGATCAAATGCAAGAGTGCAATAGAAGATATGATGATAATCGTTagaaaaatttgatatttgtCAACATCAATTTAGATTTGGACCTATTCATTGAAAGCAAGACACTTAACCTCTACCAACAACTCTCTTGTACCATGGGGTGTCGTCGTGCATCAAAGCATCGGCATCATAATCAGCACCTCTTCTGGAAGCAGGAACCCATTTGGAAGACTTCCAAGGCAAAACACCTTCGGCATACATTTCGTTAACCTCTTCTAGAGTTAAACCCTTTGTCTCTgagacaaagaagaaaacatAGAAGTATGCAAAAACCATACAGCCCATGAAAACATATCCGTAGTAGAAGTTAATGGCATTGGTGATGAATGGAGTGAAGAAGGCAATCAAGAAACCCCACATCCAGTTAGCAGCAGTTGCAATGGACATGGCCTTGGCCTTGATTCTCAATGGGAAAGTTTCAGAGATAATAACATAAGCGATTGGAGCCCAGGTGGTAGCGAAACAGAAGATGTAGAAACAGGAGAAGACGATCATACAGTTACCGGCACCCTTGGAAGAGCCATTACCTTGACCATGGGGCCATAATCTTGTGACACCAACAGAAGCATAGACAACGTAACAGCAGACCATACCGATAGCACCATACAGTAAACAGTTACGACGACCGAAACGATCGACAGTTAGCAAAGAGCAACAGGtggagaagaagttgaCAACACCGAAAACAATGGAGGTCTCGAAGGAATCTTCTAAACCAACAGCCTTGAAAACAATAGTACCATAGTAGAAGAAGTAGTTGTCACCTGTCAATTGTTGCAAAGATTGAATCATGATACCCATAAGAGTACGTCTGAACATAGCTGGCTTACCGGTAAATAATTCGCCCCAAGAAGCAGAACCTGCAGATCTAGCTTCATCAACACTAGCTTGAATTAAGTCTAGTTCTTGTTGGATGTATGGGTGATCTGGGGAACATTTGTTGATTCTGGCCAAGGATGATCTGgcttcttcaatttgaCCAGCTTCAACCAAATAACGTGGGGATTCTGGAACGAAGGTCATACCACCGATCATGAAAAGAGCCCAGGCGAAACATAGACCCAATGGAACTCTCCATTGGACAGAGTTAGTGTAGTTCTTGGTACCGAAGTTAGTACAGTAACCCAAGAAAATACCCAATGTGATCATCAATTGGTAGCAAGAAACTAGAGAACCTCTTAGATCACTTGGAGCGACTTCAGAAATCAACATTGGAGATAGAACAGAGATACCACCAACACCCAAACCAGAGATAATTCTACCGATGAAGTATTGGTACCACTTGTTAATGGAAGCGATTTGGATGATGATACCAACGATGTAAATAACAACGACAACAACCAAACCCATCTTACGACCTTTAGTGTCACCAAGCTTAGATAGAATAATACCACCGATGGCACAACCAATATTGAAGATAGAGACAATTAAACCAGTTCTGACCTTGGATAAGTATTCAGTTCCGTCAGGATGCTTCATACCAAATCTGTGAATGAAATCCTTTTGTGCGACAAAACCAGAAATAGTACCGGTATCCCATCCAAAGACAAAACCACCAAAAGCGACCATGAAACAACTGATAATGACACCGACAAAAGCACCTTTACCAGTGTTTGGGTTGGCAATCATTTCGTTCTGAACAAATTCGTCAGCCATATCATTCTTGCCGACTTGGTTTAGATATTTGGATTCATGAGAATCCACCtcatttgaagaagaggattTTTGTGGACTTATCAAATCCGGTTGAGAATTCATAATGTTTAATTATtgtgttgtttttttatttgttgtaagataaaaataattgaaatgAGTTAACCCCAGATGAAAAACAtcaatgcaaaaaaatacttcTGGGGGAAATAGTTCCTCTTTTATACTccagaaaaatttttctcaATTCCCAGTTCGTACCTTACTTCCATTATTGACGCATTTACTATTCTCGTTTCGGCTCCTATATCGCAATGAATTTGGGGAATATGTTAGTAAACAATATCTTCACGCCATTGTGGTGTGTACTGATGTTATGTCACCCATACTATGCTATctcctttcttttcatgTCGGTCAGTATAATTAGTgcaatatcaaaaaatctCGCGGGTACGAATGTACCCGAAAGCACTCTACAGGCTACTTGCAGGTACGATTATGTTTTAGCGTTTATGTTATTAGTGCCGCTGTGGGAAAATGACATATCAAAAAGTTTTTCCGAAAATGATACGGCTGTTTCACTGAGTTTTTCCGGCTGATGCAGGGATCGATGTTTTCTTAAAAggctttttctttctttttttataatttgcTATATAATTTCGCGCAAACCTTCATTTTTACGGAGTTCCCACGGAAAAACTCTCCTgatattttagtttttccGTGGTCAAGCGAGATTTTTAGATCTGAATTGGGACTATATTTGGCCCAATGACGCCATATCTGCAGGAATTTTACGTCATATCTACATTTCGGAGAGATGAGGTCAAATTAGGGCTTCCTGTATCATTgttttttctatatttcTGAGATACCATTGTTTGCTATTGCAAGAAATTGCCGATCGTATATTGGCGGGTACCAATTGCTTCAAGAATCGGTAAAGTCATATTATTCAGGTGTTAAGTTTTAATTGTGATATTAGTTTCTTGGTATCTTAATTTGGAACAGAACTAATGTTTGAATTGTCgtttttattatcatctttTCTAAAGTTTTGTCATATATTTGAGCTTGATAAGATGAACCTTGTTTTTGAGACAAATCGAAAGTCTAGCGAGGCCAAAAACCTGAAATTTCTCACGCAGTAATCTTTACGAGATTTCTTTGTGAGCAAGCATCTCCCTTAAGATATTTCTTGCACCTCTTTTGTGTGTTATAGTTTTTCCGATGCACAAAAGGCTCATCAAAAAAGGCACCTATTATACCATTTGACTGTTATCGGGATTTTAATTCAGATATTTGTGACGCGTTAACTTGAATAAAACTATTAATAATTCcgaaataaataaaagcTCGTGTTAGTGATTGGCGATCTAATAGAAATGTATTAGCCGAGTTTCTCCATCATAATATGTCTCGCTTTTCCTCTGTGGTACATGTTCCCTAGGAACCTTTTGAAGCTGGATTCgattaaaataatatattcttcGTTAAAAATATTGCGGGACAATATTACTTTGATATTACTAGGTCATGCACATCTGGGTTTACGCGTATACAGGCGACTACTGTCAAACGGATCCGtgcattatattttggtgATGTTTTTGCTATTGTTTGGTGGAAATGTTTCTCAAAAACTCTTCTACCAAAAGCCTATCACATATAGAAATATGTCAGTCTAAGAAAGGAATGAATTGGCCTTAGCATTTTTAAAGGCTTTGGGTTAAGCATAAAAGATGaattattcaaatattaCCCAACAGTGCCCTCTTTAATTCCAAGACAGATAGAAAACCATGCATCTAGCATCAATTCAGTTTGTTATGAACTTCATATGCCGATCTTGACCATGAACAATTTTGCTATTTAACCTCACCTATAATGGCAATTATTTTTGCACCAGCGGCATGTCAATAATAGAATGGATAGCTTGTTTGGTATTAATGATATATTGGCTAAATGATTGGTGAATATTGGTGAAAAAGTGAAAAGTGGattaaattaaaaaattacaaaatttttttgatatatgatTATTAGTGTAgtcattattattatcaattttaaaACAATAGATtagagaataaaaaaaaccttGTCATTCATTAAATGTTTGCATTTAATAGTTTATTAATAGTGTGTAATATTTGTGACACCAATGCAAGCTCAATCAACGTTTTTAAAAAGTcttgtttattattattgtggaaataataaaattgctgagattatcaatttcttgagaATACTCTCTTATACCATGGCTTATCATCGTGGGAATAGTCATCCAAATTGTACTCGGCAGTTCTTCTGTCTGGAGGCACCCAACTGGATGACTTCCATGGAAGTACACCCTCTTCATACATTTGATTAACTTCTTCTAGAGTTAATCCTTTTGTTTCAGggacaaagaaaaagacgTAGAAGTATGCAAATACCATACAGCCCATGAAGACATATCCGTAATAGAAATTAATGGCGGATGTGATGAAAGGAGTGAAAAAAGCAATCAAGAAACCCCAGATCCAGTTAGCAGCAATAGCGATGGACATGGCCTTACCACGAATTCTTAGTGGGTATGACTCAGAGACAATAACATAGGCAATTGGTGCCCATGTAGTGgcaaaacagaaaataaagaaacaTGCAAAAACAATCATACAGTTACCAGCACCTTTGGAAGAGCCGTTACCCTCACCATTTGGCCATAGTCTCGTTACACCAACAGAGGCATAGACAACGTAACAACATACCATACCAACACAACCCCACATTAAACAATTACGGCGACCATAGTGGTCTACAGTATACAAGGCATAGAATGTTGAAACAAAGTTGACAACACCTAAAACAATTGCAGTTTGGAATGAATCATCTAATCCAACAGCTCTGAAAATGGTAGTACCATAGTAGAAGAAGTAGTTTGCACCCGTTAATTGTTGTAGCGACTGGATCATCATACCCATGATTGTACGTCTTAACATTTGTGGTTTACCTGTGACTAATTCTCCCCATGATGCAGAGCCGGCCAGACGTTCAGCTTCAACTGATGCTTGATATTTGTCCAGTTCCAAAAGGACGATTGGAGAATCTACAGTTGTTTTATTGGCTCTGGCAAGAGAACGCTTGGCTTCTTCTAACTTGCCTACTTCCACAAGATATCTTGGAGATTCAGGAACACACATAACACCAAATATCATAAATAATGCCCATGCGAAACATAACCCTAATGGAACTCTCCATTGGACAGAGTTGGAGTAGTTTTTTGTACCGTAATTGGTACAGTAGCCCAAAAAGATACCACATGTAATCATTAGTTGGTAGCAAGAAACTAATGTACCTCTTAATTGTTTTGGAGAAACCTCAGAGATTAACATTGGTGACAAGACAGCGATACCACCGACACCTAAACCGGAGATAATTCTACCGATGAAGTACTGGTACCATTTATCAATAGAGGCGATTTGGATAACAATGCCGATTGTATATACAACCACGACCGTAACCAAGCCCAATCTTCTTCCCCAAATATCACCAAGTTTTGAAAGGGTAATACCACCAATAGCACATCCGATATTAAAGATAGCGACAATTAAACCTGTTCTAACATTAGACAAGTAATAGGTACCATCACTTCTTTGTTGTCCAAATCTTCTCAGAAAATCTGTTTGGTTAACAAAACCAGAAATAGTACCTGTATCCCAGCCAAAAACAAAACCACCAAAGGCAACCATAATACAGCATAAGGAGACAAATATTAGGTCACTCTTCTTTTTGTGGTgcagttcttcttcaacctCCTTTTGAAGTTCTTCCTTAGGGCCGCTGATCATACTATCAGTCCTTGTTTGCTTGACGCCGTTGGCATCGTAAATATAATCTGAACCTGACTTTGAGCCCTCATCGGAAATTGTGGCTTGAGTTGGTGGGATATATCCTGCATTTGTTGTCTGAGTGGGTGGTATATACGCTGGGTTCGTGGGATCAACGTTGGACATTGTGGCTAAATTATAATAGAattaattttatcaaacgctaaaaatataacacTTTCCAAAATTTAAAGGATTAAAAACCTATGAAATATAACTGTTAACACTTTTGTAGTATTTGGTCAATTTTAATGTTATATGGATTTTTTATTGCAAAAGGAGGCCAACTTCAAGAGGAGTTCGATATATACATAACTCGGGTGATAGTTTGAATTACTTTTATACTAATTTGGAGGAACATTTTTAGAGCCAGGTGGTGTTCGATTATCCGGCTGTTTTTACAATAGATTACATTTGTAATGCCAATTTTTAGGGATTTTTACTGTTGAAATAAGTTCTCATAGAACAATCCTGCTGGTTTGTATAGTATGAAGCAGTTATTTGGAAATGCTGGCCTATTTACATTACCTTTAAACCCCTCAGTACACTATTGCCATTATACTCTAGTAGAGTGGCACAAATTTCCGCTACTTTGATAATTGGTATCCCTATTATATTTTGCAAGTTGATGTAAAGATGAGCAAATAGGCTAAGAATGTGGACGATATTTCTGGCGATACAGTCATCCCTAGCAGTTTAAATTTAACCTTGTAGCGAACTGCTGTTATATTAGAGGTGCAGAACTAGTTTTGTTGCTATCGTTTACTATTTTTACCGTGTGTATGGATGCACTAACCCCTGCTTCAAATAACTATAATAATGTCTGTATACATCTAGAGTACAAAGTCTATTTTCTCCACACCAGTGCTGATGGGCAACTTTCCATATTAACACGCAGCACATTACCGTCTATCTAAATTAACACCTGGACTAACGGCAATAATTCTAAGGTTTGTTCtaatatcaaaaaggaATTGGTGTTGGACAAGGCTAGGTTGCTACAATGAATATAGTTACATATACCTTTCTCTTCCTCTAAACTCTCGGAGTTCCAAGAACTGCAAGTATGAACTTTGTACACTGTTGAGAGACCCCTTAAAATATAGTTACGGGGAGGAGTTGCTGTGTCTATTAAGCTTCTGACAATACATGCTTGTGGTGAGAGGCTATTATATTGGCTAATTAATTTGTTCATATTCAGCTGTTGTATTGTATGAACCCcgtttttatttctaaCAGCTTTAACGCTTAGAATCCCCTACAGGAGCCTCTTCACTTTAGGGTAAAGGTATCTGACCTCACTAAAACTCCGCGGTATGATGCGTTTGCGGGTTTAGGGTAAGGCAACGAAGGCAattttagaaaaataaagttTATATTGCTATGCAGCAACTTCTAGCTTATTTTAGTTTGTTGTGGAGCGGAAAAACTACCCTTCAAATGATCAAAGGTTGTATCTCTTGCACTGAAGAGCCCCTACAGATTAATTTCGCTTTGGTTTCTCTATTTAAATATTATGCCGGTGTTTCCTACGAGTGTTTCTGAGAACATCGGTGAAATTTAGGGAAAATTGCAAAGTTCTTCCCTGTTGATTGGTGCCAAGACATTTGAACAATGGGAGCACAGAAATGGTGCGGAAGGTTCTGTAAGAAAATAGTGAACAGTTTTTCCGGATTCTCCGATCTTTATTGGCTGCAAAATGTTTCTGCGGGGTTCATAAGTGGAGATGAGCCTCACTAATTTTTacccaaaaaataattattgtGCAGCATTTTCTCTGTGACGGAAGAAGAGTGACCACTGGTTGATTTACCCGGCTTCTACACTTTTAACAAAAGTCATGGGTTTATTGAATGTCTTAAGTATTTCATGTTTTGTAGATGTCAGCTCACTAAAAACAGTACAACTGCCCTAATTATTTGTATCCACAATCTTCGTGCGGTGAAATTATTGTTTTCCTCATTCATTGAACACATGTTTTCTATTATCATTACAAATTATCTTTTTATATACTGGGGTGGCTACCAATATTGAATGCTACGTTGGTTAGTAGCATTCTTCTTGGATGGGGGAGTTTGTTATAGCGTTAAATATTTAAAGTAATAACGGTGGAGAAGAGAGCTTATACATCTTTTCTACTCCAGCAAACAAAGAAGTGGCACTCTTAAAGGTTCATAAAAAATGTGGTTATCCTATGAGCTACAGCATATATCAACCTATCCCATACTTAGTTTTCAGATTTCCTTTTaaaattgaacaaatttttgGTGGATATCGTCTCCACCACGACTCTTCGTGGAGATCTTGATGTAATCttccttcttcaatttctccTGAATTTGCCTATGCAAAGCAACGAAATAATTGTCACCACTCTCGATCATGTTGATACTCTTGTCCTCACATAATACCTGACTGATAATAGAGCTGTAATATTGATCAATGTTTGGTCTCAATGGAATAATTGGCAGAGATTTCTTATTAACCATTTGGCCCCAATATCTAATCAAATTAAATGCCTTGTTGTTAATCTCTGTACCTGTCTCAGGTAGCATACCCCCATAGAGTGTTATTTGATTGATAGGGAAATCTGGGTCAATTCCAAGAAGATCTTGCAACAATAATCTATTAGTGTGCACATTGAACCACAAGTACACGGAATCACCATTGAAGATCAAGTAACAACCTCCATCTGTCAAGTTTGAATGCATATTACGGACAGATACTTCATCAAGAGAATCCTCTTGAATCTGTAATAGTTTATCATTAGCATCGTAAAAAGAGAAATCATTTTCTTCCAGCAAAACATGCATTGGAATTATTTGTGGGTATAATTTGTATAGTAGCTCCGCTGGGTTTATTGTCTCATATCTGATCAAATCATACACTCTCTCATTACCACGAGTGCTTTGTTGGTTAGGTTTCATCAAATCCTGCTTTTGGAAACTCAAAATATAAGATGGTAGAGTCTTTAGTGAGTCAGGTAAAACAAGTTGAGAAGAGC includes these proteins:
- the HXT1 gene encoding sugar porter family MFS transporter (CAGL0A01804g~Ortholog(s) have fructose transmembrane transporter activity, pentose transmembrane transporter activity, role in glucose transport, mannose transport and plasma membrane localization), giving the protein MNSQPDLISPQKSSSSNEVDSHESKYLNQVGKNDMADEFVQNEMIANPNTGKGAFVGVIISCFMVAFGGFVFGWDTGTISGFVAQKDFIHRFGMKHPDGTEYLSKVRTGLIVSIFNIGCAIGGIILSKLGDTKGRKMGLVVVVVIYIVGIIIQIASINKWYQYFIGRIISGLGVGGISVLSPMLISEVAPSDLRGSLVSCYQLMITLGIFLGYCTNFGTKNYTNSVQWRVPLGLCFAWALFMIGGMTFVPESPRYLVEAGQIEEARSSLARINKCSPDHPYIQQELDLIQASVDEARSAGSASWGELFTGKPAMFRRTLMGIMIQSLQQLTGDNYFFYYGTIVFKAVGLEDSFETSIVFGVVNFFSTCCSLLTVDRFGRRNCLLYGAIGMVCCYVVYASVGVTRLWPHGQGNGSSKGAGNCMIVFSCFYIFCFATTWAPIAYVIISETFPLRIKAKAMSIATAANWMWGFLIAFFTPFITNAINFYYGYVFMGCMVFAYFYVFFFVSETKGLTLEEVNEMYAEGVLPWKSSKWVPASRRGADYDADALMHDDTPWYKRVVGRG
- the HXT5 gene encoding sugar porter family MFS transporter (CAGL0A01826g~Ortholog(s) have glucose transmembrane transporter activity, role in glucose transport and plasma membrane localization) → MSNVDPTNPAYIPPTQTTNAGYIPPTQATISDEGSKSGSDYIYDANGVKQTRTDSMISGPKEELQKEVEEELHHKKKSDLIFVSLCCIMVAFGGFVFGWDTGTISGFVNQTDFLRRFGQQRSDGTYYLSNVRTGLIVAIFNIGCAIGGITLSKLGDIWGRRLGLVTVVVVYTIGIVIQIASIDKWYQYFIGRIISGLGVGGIAVLSPMLISEVSPKQLRGTLVSCYQLMITCGIFLGYCTNYGTKNYSNSVQWRVPLGLCFAWALFMIFGVMCVPESPRYLVEVGKLEEAKRSLARANKTTVDSPIVLLELDKYQASVEAERLAGSASWGELVTGKPQMLRRTIMGMMIQSLQQLTGANYFFYYGTTIFRAVGLDDSFQTAIVLGVVNFVSTFYALYTVDHYGRRNCLMWGCVGMVCCYVVYASVGVTRLWPNGEGNGSSKGAGNCMIVFACFFIFCFATTWAPIAYVIVSESYPLRIRGKAMSIAIAANWIWGFLIAFFTPFITSAINFYYGYVFMGCMVFAYFYVFFFVPETKGLTLEEVNQMYEEGVLPWKSSSWVPPDRRTAEYNLDDYSHDDKPWYKRVFSRN